One stretch of Anaerobacillus sp. CMMVII DNA includes these proteins:
- a CDS encoding HAD family hydrolase, which yields MAHIIDPEPFLKALWAGTEAMMRNLDHEKTNEMVFEETFLQLVNLKKEDIWPTLDDFYTNVFPTLSHLSSPTPLARKVVSTALERGYRVAVATNPVFPKAAIHERLNWAGIADMPFEVVTVYENSSFTKPHPEYYQEICDRLEVNPKECIMIGNDKQEDLAASKIGMKTFLVEDYVIDRGEPVYPIDDHGTLEQLHEKLVNREGLFKE from the coding sequence GTGGCACATATTATTGATCCAGAGCCTTTCTTAAAGGCATTGTGGGCTGGAACGGAAGCGATGATGCGTAATCTTGATCATGAAAAAACAAATGAAATGGTATTTGAAGAAACATTTTTACAACTAGTGAACTTAAAGAAAGAGGATATTTGGCCAACGTTAGACGATTTTTATACGAATGTCTTTCCGACCCTATCCCATCTTTCTTCACCGACACCATTAGCTAGAAAAGTAGTCAGTACTGCGTTAGAACGCGGGTACCGAGTTGCAGTAGCTACAAATCCGGTGTTCCCTAAAGCGGCTATCCACGAGCGTTTAAACTGGGCAGGAATTGCAGATATGCCTTTTGAGGTTGTGACTGTTTACGAAAATAGTTCGTTTACAAAACCTCATCCAGAATATTATCAAGAAATTTGCGATCGATTAGAAGTCAACCCAAAAGAATGCATTATGATCGGAAATGATAAACAAGAAGATTTGGCAGCATCTAAAATTGGCATGAAGACTTTTTTAGTAGAGGATTATGTCATTGATCGTGGTGAGCCTGTTTATCCAATTGACGATCATGGCACGCTCGAACAGTTACATGAAAAACTAGTCAATAGAGAAGGGTTATTCAAGGAATAA
- a CDS encoding GNAT family N-acetyltransferase has product MEKGLAVIPKLETDHYLLRGMTLEDTPTMFVFMSDLNTMKYITSNPVRTVAELASNIEQSLKNFKETKEIPWVIVDKANGETIGMFRFHKLNLWHKKAEMGVVIREDYQKKGVMSELLSTILPFGFHNLGLNRIVGDIFAENQGSEKLLHKFGFQKEGQFRQTDFDGSRFHDTVVFSLLKDEFIKIERS; this is encoded by the coding sequence ATGGAGAAAGGTTTAGCTGTCATTCCTAAATTAGAAACTGATCACTACCTTTTAAGAGGAATGACACTTGAAGATACTCCAACCATGTTCGTTTTTATGAGTGACCTAAACACGATGAAATATATAACATCAAATCCCGTTCGTACAGTTGCTGAGCTAGCCTCGAACATTGAACAAAGTTTAAAAAACTTTAAAGAGACGAAAGAAATTCCATGGGTGATCGTTGATAAAGCTAATGGAGAGACGATTGGGATGTTTCGCTTTCATAAATTAAATTTATGGCATAAAAAAGCAGAAATGGGAGTTGTGATTAGGGAAGATTATCAAAAAAAAGGGGTAATGTCAGAGCTTTTAAGCACAATCCTTCCCTTTGGTTTTCATAATCTTGGCTTAAATCGAATTGTTGGCGATATCTTTGCTGAGAATCAAGGCTCTGAAAAATTGTTACATAAGTTTGGCTTTCAAAAAGAAGGTCAATTTCGCCAAACGGATTTTGATGGTAGTCGTTTTCACGATACAGTGGTATTTTCGTTATTAAAAGACGAATTTATAAAAATAGAGCGTTCTTGA
- a CDS encoding MerR family transcriptional regulator, with protein sequence MYTIKDVSKQLKVSVGNLKTWENVFADFFQVNRTKSGSRIYGETEITIIKKIKLMKDKNLSDEMVKFILETNDQCENREVPEEIQTEYDLKYADIVALQTETVQAVKSISNSIDQFKGEFINEVKEKLTNEVKKEITKGNSITEGLVQTYSNEVLDTYKKTSGQITRLKREIEREQEEKLFLQKKVEEREELFQEFVQSYRQSAAAIEERNEKRKLSYWLNLITKTAKPKM encoded by the coding sequence ATGTATACAATTAAAGATGTTTCGAAACAATTAAAAGTTTCGGTAGGTAATTTAAAGACTTGGGAAAATGTATTTGCAGATTTTTTTCAAGTGAATAGAACGAAATCTGGTTCAAGGATTTATGGTGAAACAGAAATTACGATTATAAAGAAAATTAAGCTCATGAAGGATAAGAATTTGAGCGATGAAATGGTTAAATTTATTTTAGAAACGAATGATCAATGCGAAAATCGTGAAGTGCCTGAGGAAATTCAAACCGAGTATGACTTGAAGTATGCAGATATCGTAGCTTTGCAGACTGAAACCGTTCAGGCTGTGAAAAGTATCTCAAATTCTATCGATCAATTCAAAGGTGAATTCATTAATGAAGTCAAAGAAAAATTGACGAATGAAGTAAAAAAAGAAATAACAAAAGGTAATTCGATTACAGAGGGCCTCGTACAAACGTATTCAAATGAAGTGCTTGATACGTACAAAAAAACTTCTGGACAAATCACAAGGCTAAAACGCGAAATCGAAAGAGAACAAGAAGAGAAGCTCTTTTTACAAAAGAAAGTTGAAGAAAGGGAGGAGCTCTTCCAAGAGTTTGTTCAAAGTTATCGTCAATCAGCTGCAGCGATTGAGGAACGAAATGAAAAAAGAAAGCTGTCCTATTGGTTAAATTTAATTACCAAAACAGCAAAACCGAAAATGTAA
- the tnpA gene encoding IS200/IS605 family transposase produces MSKDINSLAHTKWNCKYHIVFAPKYRRQVIYGKLKKDIGEILRTLCERKGVEIIEATACKDHVHMLVSIPPKISVSSFVGYLKGKSSLMIFDRHANLKYRYGNRKFWCTGFYVDTVGRNKKVIEEYIKNQIQDDIVAEQLSLLEYVDPFTGEEVNKGKKRIK; encoded by the coding sequence ATGTCAAAAGACATTAACAGTTTAGCACATACAAAATGGAATTGTAAGTATCACATTGTATTTGCACCAAAGTATAGAAGACAAGTAATATACGGAAAATTAAAGAAAGATATAGGAGAAATATTAAGAACATTATGCGAAAGAAAAGGAGTTGAAATAATCGAAGCAACCGCATGTAAGGATCATGTACATATGCTAGTAAGTATTCCACCCAAAATAAGTGTGTCCTCATTTGTTGGGTATTTAAAAGGAAAAAGTAGTTTGATGATCTTTGATAGGCACGCAAATTTGAAGTATAGATATGGAAATCGGAAATTTTGGTGTACTGGCTTTTATGTAGATACGGTAGGAAGAAATAAGAAAGTCATTGAAGAATACATTAAAAATCAAATACAAGATGATATAGTCGCAGAACAGTTAAGTTTATTAGAGTACGTTGATCCATTTACAGGAGAAGAAGTGAACAAAGGAAAGAAGAGGATAAAATAG
- a CDS encoding voltage-gated chloride channel family protein — MKLKKTNYLTFLSLLFKWIIFGSMIGAITGSTTAILLNTNDFLGNTRMAHPGLIYLLPLGGVLIGYIYQKYGKSSAKGNNLILDQIHSHGKVHRRMGPIVYLGTFITVLFGGSTGREGAAIQMGGSISETVNRLFKVTPIDTNLLMMTGISSGFGAAFGAPITGAVFGMEMASIGRLRYEAIVPCFTGSFVGHLVATQFWSYRHEHFIIEKVPELTIVTFGKFFFVCLLFSLVSILYCQLRHYLQNFSEKHLKSHMLRGFVGGILIVAFTLIVGSYDYNGRGLDMIEQSFTETVPTFAFLGKLIFTAVTMGFGFVGGEAIPLFFIGSTLGNTLSSIVGLPMSFLAAIGLIAVFCGGANTPIACLILAVEMFDGKGAEYFFLACLISFIFSGHHGLWPSQKVYDPKSRLENLPTGKTIANLTKEMLDRK; from the coding sequence TTGAAGTTAAAGAAAACAAATTACCTTACGTTTCTTTCGCTCCTTTTCAAATGGATCATATTCGGCAGTATGATCGGGGCGATTACCGGTTCCACAACAGCAATTCTGTTAAATACGAATGATTTTTTAGGTAACACCAGAATGGCTCACCCAGGATTAATCTATCTTCTTCCTCTCGGTGGTGTCCTAATAGGGTATATTTATCAAAAATACGGTAAATCATCCGCTAAAGGAAACAATCTCATTCTAGATCAAATTCATAGTCATGGTAAGGTTCATCGAAGAATGGGACCGATTGTTTATCTCGGTACTTTTATTACTGTTTTATTTGGAGGCTCCACTGGAAGAGAAGGTGCAGCGATTCAAATGGGGGGCAGCATCTCTGAAACGGTAAATCGACTATTTAAGGTGACGCCAATTGATACAAACCTTTTAATGATGACGGGTATAAGCAGTGGATTTGGGGCTGCTTTTGGAGCACCGATTACTGGTGCTGTTTTCGGAATGGAGATGGCTTCTATCGGCAGGTTGAGATATGAAGCGATTGTCCCATGTTTTACAGGCAGTTTTGTTGGGCACCTAGTTGCAACCCAGTTTTGGAGCTATCGACATGAACATTTCATCATAGAAAAAGTTCCAGAGCTAACTATAGTTACTTTCGGAAAGTTTTTCTTTGTCTGTTTATTATTTAGTCTCGTGAGTATCCTCTACTGTCAACTAAGGCATTATCTACAAAACTTCTCTGAAAAACATTTAAAGTCCCATATGCTAAGAGGATTTGTTGGTGGAATTCTCATTGTTGCCTTCACGCTCATCGTTGGTTCTTATGATTATAACGGACGTGGTTTAGATATGATTGAACAATCGTTTACAGAAACTGTTCCCACGTTTGCCTTTCTGGGCAAGCTTATTTTTACAGCAGTGACAATGGGGTTTGGATTCGTAGGGGGAGAAGCAATTCCATTATTTTTTATCGGATCTACGCTCGGCAATACTTTATCCTCAATTGTTGGACTACCAATGTCTTTTCTCGCTGCGATTGGCCTAATTGCTGTATTCTGTGGTGGAGCAAACACTCCAATTGCTTGCCTTATATTAGCAGTTGAAATGTTTGACGGTAAAGGAGCCGAATACTTTTTTCTCGCTTGTTTAATTAGTTTCATCTTCTCAGGCCACCACGGACTTTGGCCTTCACAAAAGGTTTACGATCCAAAAAGTAGACTCGAAAATCTCCCAACTGGCAAGACAATCGCCAATCTAACGAAGGAAATGCTTGATAGGAAATAA
- a CDS encoding TVP38/TMEM64 family protein, whose translation MITINKGWLKITFAVAICFVIILLIMNKQLIPVFMAGDLEQFISSVNEQFLPMFIITFILMIIHNVITVIPLILILTVNISFYGFVCGLIWSWLVSILGATLIFVGARYFFRDFLEKRISDSVKSKAEENGFMYVLLARIFPFVPTNLVNIISGVSSIRFKDFFIATSIGNLIYFFTLSLVPLGLASGNSDLIILISVFLIVAAFLYKRRKQKTEDNLKKKQLV comes from the coding sequence GTGATCACAATCAACAAAGGATGGTTGAAAATTACTTTTGCAGTCGCCATTTGTTTCGTCATTATCTTGTTAATTATGAATAAACAACTAATTCCGGTGTTCATGGCAGGAGATCTAGAACAATTTATTAGCAGTGTAAACGAACAGTTTCTACCCATGTTCATCATCACGTTTATTTTAATGATCATTCATAACGTCATAACAGTTATACCACTAATATTGATACTTACCGTTAATATCAGTTTTTACGGGTTTGTTTGCGGTTTAATTTGGAGTTGGTTAGTTAGTATTTTAGGAGCAACATTAATTTTTGTAGGTGCCCGCTATTTCTTTAGAGATTTTCTAGAGAAAAGAATTAGTGACTCAGTGAAAAGTAAGGCAGAAGAGAATGGTTTTATGTATGTGTTATTGGCACGGATTTTCCCTTTTGTCCCAACAAATCTAGTGAATATTATTAGTGGAGTAAGCTCGATTAGATTTAAAGATTTTTTTATTGCGACGAGTATTGGTAATTTGATTTACTTTTTCACTCTTTCATTAGTACCACTTGGTCTTGCATCTGGAAATAGTGATTTGATTATTTTAATTTCAGTATTTCTTATTGTAGCTGCTTTTCTTTATAAAAGACGAAAACAGAAAACAGAAGATAATCTCAAGAAAAAACAATTAGTTTAA
- a CDS encoding response regulator transcription factor has translation MKKLTLLVIDDDPNICELIRLYSEKAGYEVRHANDGLTGVEIFYELRPDLVVLDIMLPGLSGWEVCKEIRSDSEVPIIMLTGKGESYDKIKGLDLGADDYVVKPFDPKELLARMKAVLRRYNIFNGDQDIITLPHLIINMKQYQITCYDETMTVPPKEIELLFYLATHANRVFTRQQLLDQIWGYDFEGDPRTVDVHIKRIREKLGKANTDWELKTLRGIGYKFEVNTP, from the coding sequence ATGAAAAAGTTAACGTTATTAGTTATTGATGACGATCCAAATATTTGTGAATTAATTCGATTATATAGTGAGAAGGCTGGATATGAGGTGCGACATGCAAATGACGGCTTAACAGGAGTAGAGATTTTTTACGAACTAAGACCTGATCTAGTCGTCTTAGATATTATGCTACCTGGTTTAAGCGGTTGGGAAGTTTGTAAGGAAATACGTTCGGACTCCGAAGTGCCAATTATCATGTTAACTGGGAAAGGTGAAAGCTACGATAAAATAAAAGGATTGGATTTAGGTGCTGATGATTATGTGGTCAAGCCCTTTGATCCCAAGGAGCTCTTAGCTCGGATGAAAGCGGTATTGAGAAGGTATAACATTTTCAATGGTGATCAAGATATTATCACCTTGCCCCATCTGATTATTAATATGAAGCAGTATCAAATCACTTGTTATGATGAAACAATGACAGTGCCTCCAAAAGAAATTGAACTGCTTTTTTATTTGGCAACGCATGCAAATCGTGTATTTACGAGACAACAATTATTAGATCAAATTTGGGGCTATGATTTTGAAGGTGACCCTCGAACCGTTGATGTTCATATTAAACGTATTCGTGAAAAGTTAGGAAAAGCGAATACAGACTGGGAATTGAAAACATTAAGGGGCATCGGGTATAAATTTGAGGTGAACACACCATGA
- a CDS encoding HAMP domain-containing protein — protein MEKTLQLAYEDVDNKEAIISTLGFMNDKAHKSIYLYGENGELLNVFSDATEVLTIDQEFIETALDGSTVHEFVNEKGHRIFLMISPLASGNAEFQEKVLVIALHGYDPVAKSIKGMFLLAGLITTIVTTCFLFLLSKKFSAPLRNMNHVAMEYAKGNFGKKVKVTSIDEIGQLGETLNHMAKELASLDSMRKEFVANVFSRYAFTFNINKWLCWSHVGWNNSRK, from the coding sequence GTGGAGAAGACGCTGCAATTAGCCTACGAAGATGTAGATAATAAAGAAGCAATAATCTCAACTTTGGGGTTTATGAATGACAAAGCTCATAAAAGTATTTATTTATATGGTGAAAATGGTGAATTGCTTAACGTCTTTTCAGACGCAACAGAAGTATTAACCATTGATCAAGAGTTTATAGAGACAGCACTTGACGGTAGCACAGTTCATGAATTTGTTAATGAAAAAGGGCATCGAATATTTTTAATGATTTCGCCATTAGCTAGTGGAAACGCTGAATTTCAAGAAAAAGTCTTGGTGATTGCTTTACATGGATATGATCCGGTGGCTAAAAGTATTAAAGGGATGTTTTTATTAGCTGGCCTTATTACAACGATAGTAACGACTTGTTTCTTATTTTTATTATCAAAGAAGTTTTCAGCCCCATTAAGGAACATGAACCATGTCGCCATGGAGTACGCGAAAGGAAACTTTGGAAAAAAAGTGAAAGTAACAAGCATCGACGAAATCGGTCAACTAGGGGAGACATTAAACCATATGGCCAAGGAATTGGCAAGCTTAGATTCGATGCGAAAAGAGTTTGTTGCGAATGTTTTCTCACGATATGCGTTCACCTTTAACATCAATAAATGGCTTTGTTGGAGCCATGTTGGATGGAACAATTCCAGAAAATGA
- a CDS encoding cell wall metabolism sensor histidine kinase WalK, with product MFSHDMRSPLTSINGFVGAMLDGTIPENDQKRYLHLMKDETERLIKLVNDLLDIARIEAGQVSIHPRNYNVSEQIRKLIAKLEPQLSKQKIDIEIQSNEEDDLYIFADRDRIDQVLGNLIENAINFSNNKGLVVITLSKIEKEVQISIADHGPGIPKKELKFIWDRFFKVDKARSQKVGTGIGLSIVKHIIDLHGAKIEVQSELGKGTVFSISLPTATNNTKNGGLNV from the coding sequence ATGTTTTCTCACGATATGCGTTCACCTTTAACATCAATAAATGGCTTTGTTGGAGCCATGTTGGATGGAACAATTCCAGAAAATGACCAGAAGCGATATTTGCATTTAATGAAAGATGAAACTGAGAGATTAATTAAACTTGTGAATGACTTGTTGGATATCGCTAGAATTGAAGCCGGTCAAGTTTCCATTCACCCAAGAAACTACAATGTCTCAGAACAAATTCGTAAATTAATTGCTAAACTTGAACCGCAATTATCAAAACAGAAAATTGACATTGAAATCCAGTCAAATGAGGAAGACGATCTTTATATATTTGCTGATAGAGATCGCATTGATCAGGTTCTTGGAAACTTAATTGAAAATGCAATTAATTTTTCAAACAATAAAGGTCTAGTGGTGATCACATTGTCTAAAATCGAAAAAGAAGTGCAGATCTCCATTGCAGATCATGGTCCAGGTATTCCAAAAAAAGAGCTAAAGTTCATCTGGGATCGATTTTTTAAAGTAGATAAAGCTCGTAGTCAAAAGGTTGGTACCGGTATTGGTTTATCAATTGTAAAACATATCATTGATTTACATGGAGCAAAAATTGAGGTGCAAAGTGAACTTGGAAAAGGAACTGTGTTTTCAATTTCATTACCAACTGCAACTAATAACACTAAAAATGGAGGATTAAACGTATGA
- the spx gene encoding transcriptional regulator Spx: protein MITIYTTPGCSSSRKAKAWLIEHNIEFIERNMLTHRPTIEEIKAMVGKTEDGVDEIISTRSQIFKKLGLDLETVSIQKLFTFISENPCFLRSPIIIDEKRLLAGYSEIEIRRFIPRKMRRFNLQQAQLSIN from the coding sequence ATGATAACAATTTATACTACCCCAGGGTGTTCGTCATCTAGAAAAGCGAAAGCTTGGTTAATAGAACATAATATTGAATTTATCGAAAGAAATATGTTAACACACCGACCGACAATCGAGGAAATTAAAGCGATGGTTGGGAAAACAGAGGATGGCGTAGATGAGATTATATCGACGAGATCACAAATATTCAAAAAGTTAGGATTGGATTTAGAGACGGTTTCTATCCAGAAATTATTTACTTTTATAAGTGAAAATCCGTGTTTTCTTCGTAGTCCAATCATCATCGACGAAAAACGGCTATTGGCTGGCTATAGCGAAATTGAAATTAGACGTTTCATTCCAAGGAAGATGCGTAGATTTAATTTACAACAGGCACAGCTCTCTATTAATTAA
- a CDS encoding DUF1450 domain-containing protein, with translation MKELDLDIKVKRKGCIGECKTCKQGPFSVVNGKVLKCDTAKSLYKEIYKKVN, from the coding sequence ATAAAAGAACTCGATCTTGATATTAAAGTGAAGCGTAAAGGCTGTATTGGTGAATGTAAAACCTGCAAGCAAGGTCCTTTTTCTGTCGTAAATGGCAAAGTGCTCAAATGCGATACGGCAAAAAGTCTATATAAAGAAATTTACAAAAAAGTGAACTAA
- a CDS encoding TIM barrel protein, giving the protein MWNGDNWDEIANKGLELGYFQHLKAIHLNNSKYPSGKRKDRHANLKDGFIKETQWSNFFASSVIKGIPLILETPDDENFTHEQEIEIVKGWLN; this is encoded by the coding sequence TTGTGGAATGGTGATAATTGGGATGAAATCGCAAACAAAGGACTTGAGCTTGGCTACTTTCAACATTTAAAAGCGATCCACCTAAACAATTCTAAATACCCTTCCGGGAAACGGAAAGATCGCCATGCCAATCTTAAAGATGGCTTTATCAAAGAAACTCAATGGTCAAACTTTTTCGCCTCTTCTGTAATTAAAGGCATTCCACTAATCTTAGAAACTCCAGATGATGAAAACTTTACTCATGAACAAGAAATTGAAATTGTGAAAGGTTGGCTAAACTAA
- a CDS encoding TIM barrel protein — MFIGSHVSIRNGYEHAAKNAKSIGATAFQYFPKNPRSISIKQFDKASAQSCAQFCEEKGIVSIAHTPYPTKLISENKELEAEIITSILNDLEIAYTCGSIGIVVHFGAMKGEATVEGYKKMIHVLNTVLQDWHGKALLLIENNAGAGTNMGITLEEMFMFENLPTILKKSVFALIPVMLLQVACGMVIIGMKSQTKDLSLATFNI, encoded by the coding sequence ATGTTTATTGGTAGTCACGTTAGTATTCGAAATGGCTACGAACATGCAGCTAAAAATGCAAAATCAATCGGTGCAACTGCCTTTCAGTACTTCCCTAAAAACCCCAGAAGTATTTCTATAAAGCAATTTGATAAGGCTTCTGCTCAAAGTTGCGCGCAATTTTGCGAGGAAAAAGGGATTGTTTCCATCGCTCATACACCCTATCCAACTAAGTTAATTTCGGAAAATAAGGAACTTGAAGCCGAAATAATCACCTCGATTCTAAACGATTTGGAGATTGCTTACACGTGTGGCTCTATCGGAATCGTCGTACACTTTGGAGCCATGAAGGGTGAGGCGACTGTAGAAGGATATAAAAAAATGATTCATGTTTTAAATACTGTTTTACAGGATTGGCACGGAAAGGCATTATTATTAATTGAAAATAATGCTGGAGCAGGAACGAACATGGGAATTACACTGGAGGAAATGTTCATGTTCGAAAACTTACCGACTATCCTGAAAAAGTCGGTTTTTGCTTTGATACCTGTCATGCTTTTGCAAGTGGCTTGTGGAATGGTGATAATTGGGATGAAATCGCAAACAAAGGACTTGAGCTTGGCTACTTTCAACATTTAA
- a CDS encoding zinc finger domain-containing protein — protein MDHPFFEGDTLTGNYQTLVYDRQDEPCNKCGSKIILETVSSKKTYYCPNCQH, from the coding sequence ATGGATCATCCATTTTTTGAAGGGGATACTCTTACTGGAAACTATCAAACACTTGTTTATGATCGCCAGGACGAACCTTGCAATAAATGTGGTTCAAAGATTATTTTAGAAACTGTTTCTTCCAAAAAGACATATTATTGTCCTAATTGTCAGCACTAA
- a CDS encoding DNA-formamidopyrimidine glycosylase family protein: MPELPEMETYKKLLTAKISGQKITNIEINREKSINISAPMFLQEVTNSSIVAVERRAKYLIFKLSSGKNLILHLMLGGWMFFGSDETSPNRTKQVILTFPSGHLYFIGLRLGYLHLIDDQQLNEQLTKLGPEPLDQDFSLHSFLQLIKKRRGVLKNNVSKPVVHFWDWKLLF, encoded by the coding sequence ATGCCTGAATTACCAGAAATGGAAACCTACAAAAAGTTGCTAACTGCAAAAATCAGTGGGCAAAAGATTACAAACATTGAAATCAACCGGGAAAAGTCAATTAACATCTCTGCTCCAATGTTTTTGCAGGAGGTTACCAATAGTTCTATTGTTGCAGTTGAAAGGCGAGCAAAATACCTTATCTTTAAGCTTAGCTCCGGCAAAAACTTAATTCTTCATTTAATGCTAGGCGGCTGGATGTTTTTCGGGTCCGATGAAACTAGCCCAAATCGAACCAAACAAGTGATCCTTACGTTTCCTTCAGGACATTTATATTTTATAGGACTTCGGCTCGGCTATTTACATTTGATAGACGATCAACAATTAAATGAGCAATTGACAAAGCTAGGTCCAGAACCATTAGATCAAGACTTTTCACTGCATTCCTTCCTTCAGTTAATCAAAAAAAGACGGGGAGTTTTGAAAAACAACGTTAGTAAACCAGTCGTTCATTTCTGGGATTGGAAATTGTTATTCTGA
- a CDS encoding response regulator, translating to MSSLRVAVCDDSLLVRKKLRASLEELGMNVVLEATDGAEIIEKLKGTNDIDVLFLDIIMPNKTGIEALEVIKNDERTKAINVVMVTSVGTSKHVKEAVKLGVYDFMQKPVDTSVLKTILQRVKGE from the coding sequence ATGAGTAGCTTAAGAGTAGCTGTGTGTGACGATTCATTGTTAGTTAGAAAGAAATTAAGAGCGAGCTTAGAAGAACTTGGGATGAACGTAGTTCTTGAAGCTACTGATGGTGCTGAAATCATTGAAAAATTGAAAGGTACTAACGATATTGATGTTCTTTTTCTAGATATTATCATGCCAAACAAGACGGGAATTGAAGCCTTAGAAGTAATAAAAAACGACGAACGAACGAAAGCAATCAACGTCGTAATGGTTACATCTGTAGGGACATCAAAACATGTGAAAGAGGCTGTTAAGTTAGGTGTCTATGATTTTATGCAAAAGCCTGTTGACACTAGTGTGTTAAAGACAATCTTACAGAGAGTGAAAGGGGAGTAA
- a CDS encoding lipase family protein, producing MTKNPHFNKGLAMHLIHMCNLTYEQYENNGRFQVPFGVKLVKSFKGMAFGREEWFGFILETWDCVVIAFRGTLSDPDWIADAEAFQDIFPYSESKGLIHHGFLSIYQSCREEIFKTYARIAPYKRLYITGHSLGGALATLHAMDVVENGHFPKVTMYNYASPRVGNKEFTHRFSTRVPDCIRFINSHDIIPMLPPQKIYCPFTKRSWNYQHVPKQVKFSLQAGSIRNNHALTTYKKGIQRLVSDSPNE from the coding sequence TTGACTAAAAACCCTCACTTTAATAAAGGATTAGCTATGCACTTAATCCACATGTGTAACCTAACCTATGAACAGTATGAGAACAATGGACGTTTTCAAGTACCATTTGGTGTGAAGCTTGTAAAATCTTTTAAAGGAATGGCATTCGGCCGTGAAGAGTGGTTTGGTTTCATCTTAGAAACCTGGGATTGTGTTGTTATTGCATTTCGTGGAACTCTCTCAGATCCTGATTGGATCGCTGACGCAGAGGCATTTCAAGACATATTTCCCTATTCCGAAAGTAAGGGGCTAATCCACCATGGGTTTTTATCTATCTACCAATCATGTCGTGAAGAAATATTTAAAACATATGCGAGAATTGCTCCGTACAAGCGGCTCTATATTACAGGTCACAGTTTAGGGGGAGCGTTAGCAACACTACACGCTATGGATGTGGTTGAAAACGGCCATTTCCCAAAGGTTACGATGTATAATTACGCAAGTCCCCGGGTAGGAAATAAAGAATTCACTCACCGATTTTCTACAAGAGTGCCTGATTGTATTCGCTTTATCAATAGTCATGACATCATTCCCATGCTTCCACCACAAAAAATTTATTGTCCTTTTACAAAACGTAGTTGGAATTATCAACATGTTCCTAAGCAAGTAAAATTTTCACTCCAAGCTGGATCAATACGGAATAATCATGCCCTTACTACCTACAAAAAAGGAATCCAACGGTTGGTTTCGGACTCTCCAAATGAATAA
- a CDS encoding YccF domain-containing protein, producing MAFIGNVLWFIFGGGLVSCILWFLFGVLMAITIVGIPFAKAAFTIARFSAFPFGKQLVDVRTLGGTRIFGTGLANFLWIILAGVWLFIAHLTAGIASCLTIIGIPFGLAHFKLAFISFAPLGKRVV from the coding sequence TTGGCTTTTATAGGAAATGTATTATGGTTTATTTTTGGTGGTGGCCTTGTTTCTTGTATCCTGTGGTTCTTATTTGGGGTACTCATGGCAATTACGATTGTTGGGATTCCTTTTGCCAAGGCAGCTTTTACGATCGCACGTTTTTCAGCCTTTCCCTTTGGTAAGCAATTAGTGGATGTTCGAACACTTGGGGGGACTAGAATTTTCGGAACAGGTTTGGCAAACTTTCTCTGGATTATTTTAGCAGGGGTATGGCTGTTCATCGCGCATTTAACTGCGGGAATTGCTAGCTGTCTAACAATCATTGGAATTCCTTTTGGACTCGCTCACTTTAAGCTAGCCTTTATCTCGTTTGCTCCTCTAGGGAAAAGGGTTGTTTAG